TGTGCACCTCGCGAACACCGCGCGTGTTCTGCGCGACGAGGGCCGTCACCACGCTCATGCCGTACCCGCCGCACGCGGCAATGGACTTTAAGTCGGCCTGGATGCCGGCTCCACCGGTCGGGTCGGTGCCGGCGATTGACAGGACTCTGGGTTGCTGTGTCACCCCACTACTTCTAGCGCAGAAGGGGGCCGCGGGGGCGTCGATAAGCTCTAAGCTTGATCGCATGAGCTACCGCCCGACATACCACCTCAGTCCGCCGCACGGCCGTTTGGAAGGTGTGAGCGCACTCCTGCTGGTAGGTGATCGGCTCCACGTGTTCTACCAGCACGACCCCGGGCACGAGGAAAAGCGGGTGGGCTGGGGGCACGCAGTGACCACCCTGGACGGGGGGCCGTGGGCGCACCTTCCCGACGCCCTTTCTCCCTCCTTCCCCTACGACCGCGATGGGTGCTACCCGGGTTCCGCGCTCGTTGATGAGGGGAGTGTTCGCGTGTACTACACCGGCGTTAGCGGCGCCGGGTCTGAGAGACGGTCCAGCCAAAATCTCGTTGAGGTGGAAGACATTGACGGGCCCGCTGGGGGTTTCTTCCACCGCAGCCCGGCCAACCCGCTTGTCGACGTCCCCGGGCTAAGACTCGACGCGGGGCCCTACGTCACCTGCAGGCCTGGGGGGCAGTGGCGCATGGTGGTCGGCGGCCAACGCGATAACGGCACCGGTGCAGTCGCGCTTTTGACGAGCACCGACGGGCAATCCTGGGAGGAGGTCGGACCCCTGGAATTCGCGGGCCTCAACTACAACGTCGCCTCGGCTCACGCCTGGGAGCGCCCCAATCTGCTCAGCATGGTGGATGAGGCAACGGGGGAAAGCTCGGACGTCCTAGTGTTTTCACCGCGGTTTCCGGACTCGGATGAGAGCGGCTACGTGGTCGGCCACCTTGAGGGCACCAACTTTGACGTGGTCACCGACTACACGCCCCTCGACTACGGCCACGAGTTTTTCGGCCCCCACCTCGTCGTCGCCGATGGTGCGGCACTCATGCTGGGGTGGATGGGTCAGCCCTCCCGGGGCGACACCCCGTCGCTGGAGGCGGAGGGGTGGGCCCACCAGCTCACCTTGCCGCGCCGGGTCGTGCTGCGCGGAGGCCGCCTCTACCAATCGCTGCTCATCCCGCGCGACGCGCGCATGTGCGTGGGGCGCTTCGCAGCGGGGAGCGAGCCATTCAACGCCTCGCTTGTCGACGCCACGGGGGCAACACCGCTGACCGTCTCCTGGAACCCGACTGGCGACGGTCGGGGAACAGTGTCAGTGACCAAAAACGGCCTGACTCGGTGGGCAGAGTGCGGCGAGGGAGAGGTGCTCTGTACCGCGGACGGGGCGGCCGTGGAAATCACGGCAGGCGGGGGCGAGGTCGCCTTTTCCGCGGCGGTGTTCGCCGCCGATGATGCTGATTGGGAGGGGTTTGCGCTCGATTGAGCCCATTGCACCCGCCGCAGCGGATTTTGTCTCGAGATACGCTGCGTGCTTTAATACCCCAGTTGCCCCTTGTGCTAGCTGGGGTGCCCGCTTTTCCGGGCGGGGGCCCTGCACTATAGAGGCGGGGGCAGGATAGCAATTGGCCACGTGCGCCCAGTTCGGAAATCTGGCGCACATACTACCAGGTCAGGAGACCACAGTGATTCAGCAGGAATCGCGTCTCAAGGTCGCCGACAACACCGGTGCACGGGAAATCCTGTGCATCCGCGTGCTCGGCGGATCTGTTCGACGCTTCGCCGGCATCGGCGACACCATCGTCGCCACCGTGAAGGAAGCCACCCCGGGCGGAAACGTCAAGGAGGGTGAAGTTGTTCGCGCCGTCATCGTCCGCGCGAAGAAGGAAACCCGTCGCCCCGACGGCTCCTACATCGCCTTCGATGAGAACGCCGCCGTCCTTATCAAGAACGACACCGAGCCCCGCGGCACCCGTATCTTCGGCCCCGTCGCTCGTGAGCTGCGCGAAAAGCGCTTCATGAAGATTGTTTCTCTCGCACCGGAGGTGATCTAACCCATGAAGATCAAGAAGGGTGACATGGTTCAGGTCATCTCCGGCAAGGACAAGGGCGCTCAGGGCCGGGTCATCGAGGCCTACCCGAAGCGCGAGAAGGTCCTCGTCGAGGGTGTGAACCGCATGAAGAAGCACGTCGCTAACTCGTACAACGAGCGCGGCGCCGAATCCGGCGGCATTGTGACCCAGGAGGCCCCGATTCACGTCTCCAACGTCATGCTGCTTGACTCGGACGGCACCCCGACGCGCGTCGGCTACCGTTTCGATGAAAACGGCAAGAAGGTCCGCGTTGCCAAGTCGAACGGGAAGGACATCTAGCCATGGCTGAGAACTACACCCCGCGCCTGAAGACGCGCTACAAGGATGACATTCGCGCCAAGCTCAGCAGCGAGTTTGGTTATGAAAATGTCATGCAGATCCCGGGCTTGACCAAGATCGTGGTCAACATGGGTGTCGGCGACGCCGCTCGCGACTCCAAGGTGATCAACGGTGCGATCGCCGACCTGACCGCCATCACCGGTCAGAAACCGCAGCTGCGTCGCGCCAAGAAGTCCATCGCGAACTTCAAGCTTCGCGAGGGCATGCCCATCGGCGCCAAGGTGACGCTGCGCGGAGACCGCATGTGGGAGTTCCTGGATCGCCTTCTCAACGTCGCGCTTCCCCGTATTCGCGACTTCCGCGGTCTGAGCGACCGGCAGTTCGACGGCGCCGGCAACTACACCTTCGGCCTGAACGAGCAGACAATGTTCTACGAGATCGACATCGACAAGATCGATCGCGTCCGCGGCATGGACATCACGCTCGTCACCACCGCCACCAACGATGACGAGGGCCGCGCGTTGCTGCGCCACCTCGGCTTCCCGTTCGTGGACAAGGACGGCAAGATGCAGCAGGCATAGCGCTGCCCGCTTGTCGACGTCCCCCGTACCGCCCAACCTGGGTGGCGCGGGGGATTTTTCGTCTGTCGCCGTCCACAGCGCGTTATCCACAGGCCGCCGCACGTGATCCCCGGTTATCCACAGCTTTCGGCCGCGGGGGCTGGTCTTGTGTCCGGCTGGCGGTTTATAACTGTTTCCACACTGCATTCGACACACTGCATTCGACACACTGCATTCGACACACTGCATTCAACAAGGGGGGAAATGATGCAGGACAAGGTTCGGGACAAGGTAGCGAAGCTTCTCAACCAAGCGGCGGATCGCGCGGGCACGCCCGAGGGGGACGCGTTTTATGACAAGGCGTTCGCGCTCATGGCGGAATACGGCTTCAGTGAGCGGGATGTGAGCAAGCCCGACGACGGTGATGACGTCGTGCGGCGCACCTTTGACTTCACCGGTTCGTACACGGACAAGCAAGCGGCGCTGCTATTCGCGATTGCCGTAGCCCTGCACTGCGCTGGCTTCCAGTGCAAGATGCCGCGCTCCACGAAGGTGGTCTCCGCGACGGTTTTCGGCTTACGGCGCCACGCTGAACGCGTCGAGGTTCTCTATGCCCTGCTCTCGCCAGGTATGGCTCTTGGCGCCCAGCGCGTCAAGCACTGCGGTTACGGTGACGCCTCGACTGTCGTGAAGCGCCGGTCGTTCATGGCTGGGTTCGCGAGATCTGTTGGGGAGCGTCTGAGCTCGGCCGAGCGAACGGTGGCAGACAGAGACACCCGCTACAGCCTGGCGCTGATGAGCGATTCCGAACGCGCCGACAAGGCGCGTGATGAGTTCGCCTCACGCGAGGGGTTCTTCTTGGGGAGTTACCGGTCGAGCTGTGCCATAGACGGTGTTTCCTACGGCGATGGGTTAGAGGCCGGTCGAGCTGTGGATCTGGGTCAAACGAGAATGCCGTCGCGCCGGGCGATCTCTTCTTAGGTGTGCTCAGGGGTGATGCCGGGGGTGGGGCGCCGATCTCGAATCAAGGTTTCGGCGCGGAAACTAATAGCTTCTTTTATTGTGTTGGATATCGCGTTTGGTGGAGAGCGAAAGGCAGAACACATGATTCTAAGAGGCGTGGCGCGGGCCGTTGTCTCCGCGCTCGGTGGTGTCACCCTAGCGGCTGCGGTTATCACAGTCCCGGCGGGGGCAGACGAGGGAAGCTCACTGAAGGGTTCCTCGCTAGGGTCTTCGGTGGTGACGAAGGGGGTTGTCCAGCGCGGTGATGGTGACCCGTTCTACGACACCGCCGGGATCAACCCGGCCAAGGAGGGGGAGATCCTGCGTACGGTTAAGGCTCCCTATTCCAACATCCTCGGGCCGAATGACGGGGCGGTGCCCAGCGAGGTGGACAAAGTCATGTACACGACCAAAAACGCCAGCGGAGAGTTGACCGCTGTCACCGGGTACGTGGTGGAACCGACGGTGCCATGGACCGGAGGGGGTCCGCGACCGACACTTGTCGTCGTGCGGGGAACGGTCGGCCAGGGCGACCAGTGCGCGCCCTCGCGGAACTGGCCAGTCGACGGCCAACCGGACCCAGTGTACAGTGGCCGGTTTGTCAACCTCGAGGGTTTGTACGACATGGTCTTTGCCCACCAGGGCGTGCGAGTCGTCGTCAGCGACCTCATCGGGATGGGGACGGCCGAGATGCATACCTACATGAACCGCGACGACCAAGCCCACGCGATGCTCGACGCCGCCCGCGCAGCCCGCACCCTCGTCGAAAGCCGGGGAGAGCAGTTCGGCAAAGTTGCGCTCTACGGGCACTCGCAAGGTGGCGGGGCGTCGGCTGCCGCCGCCGAGGCCCAACCCGAATACGCGCCGGACCTCAACCTCGTCGCCGCATACGCCTCGGCACCGCCCGCGGACCTCGACGCGGTGCAAAAGAACATCGATGGATCTGACCTAGCTGGAGTCATTGGGTCCACCATTAACGGCCTGGCAGCCCGGTACTCCTCGCTGCGCAGCGTGATCGACGCGAACGTCAATGACAACGGCAAGGCCGCCCTGGAAAACGTGGCCACCCTATGTACGGACGAGATCATGGACCAGTACGGCTACGCCACCACCCGCGAATGGATAACCGGCGACCGCTCGTTGACGGAGCTTTTGCTCGACAATCCAGACGCAGCAAGGGCAATGTCGGACCAGTTTATTGGCGCGGGCACACCGCAGGTGCCCGTGATGGTCGTGTCCGGGCGCTACGACCGCAACGTAGACTACAGCCAAGCGAAATCACTCGCACGAAACTGGTGCGCGAAAGGCGTCAACGTGTATTACCGGGACGACATCCTCCCCGAGCTGGGCACACTCGGTGAGTACAACCACGTCGCCCAAGCCGCGTCTGGCTCTGGGTTCGGCATGCCGTTCATCCTCGCCCGCCTCCGCGGCGATAACGCAGACGCCCCCGCCTACTGCACCAACTTCAACGGCAACGGTGGTTCGGATGCGGCGGCGTTGAGCGCCGCGGTGTCGAGCATGCCGCTGAGCTCGCTTTAAGCGCGGGGGGCGTCGACAAGCGATTTGGCCATCGTGGTATAGGAGGGGTAGCGTACACCGACGGGCGTGTGCGCCTGCTGGTGTGCGCACGACCGTTGAACATTCGAACATCCAACTTTGTTGCAGGCCCCCCGCCAACGTGCGGACCGGGTGCAAGGGTGGCGGCGAGCGCCCCGCGCTACTAAGCGTGGCGGAGCGATGAGTAGCCCCCGACAGATCACACGGCTAACGCGGTGCCGATAGATGGCGCCACGGTGGGTTAGGGAACCGCAACGAGAAAGGTAAACGGTCA
The nucleotide sequence above comes from Corynebacterium capitovis DSM 44611. Encoded proteins:
- a CDS encoding glycoside hydrolase family 32 protein; amino-acid sequence: MSYRPTYHLSPPHGRLEGVSALLLVGDRLHVFYQHDPGHEEKRVGWGHAVTTLDGGPWAHLPDALSPSFPYDRDGCYPGSALVDEGSVRVYYTGVSGAGSERRSSQNLVEVEDIDGPAGGFFHRSPANPLVDVPGLRLDAGPYVTCRPGGQWRMVVGGQRDNGTGAVALLTSTDGQSWEEVGPLEFAGLNYNVASAHAWERPNLLSMVDEATGESSDVLVFSPRFPDSDESGYVVGHLEGTNFDVVTDYTPLDYGHEFFGPHLVVADGAALMLGWMGQPSRGDTPSLEAEGWAHQLTLPRRVVLRGGRLYQSLLIPRDARMCVGRFAAGSEPFNASLVDATGATPLTVSWNPTGDGRGTVSVTKNGLTRWAECGEGEVLCTADGAAVEITAGGGEVAFSAAVFAADDADWEGFALD
- the rplN gene encoding 50S ribosomal protein L14, whose translation is MIQQESRLKVADNTGAREILCIRVLGGSVRRFAGIGDTIVATVKEATPGGNVKEGEVVRAVIVRAKKETRRPDGSYIAFDENAAVLIKNDTEPRGTRIFGPVARELREKRFMKIVSLAPEVI
- the rplX gene encoding 50S ribosomal protein L24, encoding MKIKKGDMVQVISGKDKGAQGRVIEAYPKREKVLVEGVNRMKKHVANSYNERGAESGGIVTQEAPIHVSNVMLLDSDGTPTRVGYRFDENGKKVRVAKSNGKDI
- the rplE gene encoding 50S ribosomal protein L5, encoding MAENYTPRLKTRYKDDIRAKLSSEFGYENVMQIPGLTKIVVNMGVGDAARDSKVINGAIADLTAITGQKPQLRRAKKSIANFKLREGMPIGAKVTLRGDRMWEFLDRLLNVALPRIRDFRGLSDRQFDGAGNYTFGLNEQTMFYEIDIDKIDRVRGMDITLVTTATNDDEGRALLRHLGFPFVDKDGKMQQA
- a CDS encoding DUF2786 domain-containing protein produces the protein MQDKVRDKVAKLLNQAADRAGTPEGDAFYDKAFALMAEYGFSERDVSKPDDGDDVVRRTFDFTGSYTDKQAALLFAIAVALHCAGFQCKMPRSTKVVSATVFGLRRHAERVEVLYALLSPGMALGAQRVKHCGYGDASTVVKRRSFMAGFARSVGERLSSAERTVADRDTRYSLALMSDSERADKARDEFASREGFFLGSYRSSCAIDGVSYGDGLEAGRAVDLGQTRMPSRRAISS
- a CDS encoding alpha/beta fold hydrolase, producing the protein MLDIAFGGERKAEHMILRGVARAVVSALGGVTLAAAVITVPAGADEGSSLKGSSLGSSVVTKGVVQRGDGDPFYDTAGINPAKEGEILRTVKAPYSNILGPNDGAVPSEVDKVMYTTKNASGELTAVTGYVVEPTVPWTGGGPRPTLVVVRGTVGQGDQCAPSRNWPVDGQPDPVYSGRFVNLEGLYDMVFAHQGVRVVVSDLIGMGTAEMHTYMNRDDQAHAMLDAARAARTLVESRGEQFGKVALYGHSQGGGASAAAAEAQPEYAPDLNLVAAYASAPPADLDAVQKNIDGSDLAGVIGSTINGLAARYSSLRSVIDANVNDNGKAALENVATLCTDEIMDQYGYATTREWITGDRSLTELLLDNPDAARAMSDQFIGAGTPQVPVMVVSGRYDRNVDYSQAKSLARNWCAKGVNVYYRDDILPELGTLGEYNHVAQAASGSGFGMPFILARLRGDNADAPAYCTNFNGNGGSDAAALSAAVSSMPLSSL